From Echinicola jeungdonensis, the proteins below share one genomic window:
- a CDS encoding translocation/assembly module TamB domain-containing protein, protein MKKIFKILGGILLVIFLLVLGLILFIRSPWGQGIIVDKATNYVSDKTGTTVKIEKLFLTFSGNLSLKGLYLEDQVGDTLVYSKSLESGIEIMPLVREGAIHLTRLEWEGLKARVRRSEETQKFNFDFLIDAFSGSEGVQESPASSSENNDLPELEIGPVQLRDLDIVYQDDWMGIDSKVILGRLSLILDAIDLNTMGFAVEDFSFRDSEVFYRQTKAFETSEELDTTSTVLPFLSVDQFFIKNVKAYYESVPDNTIADIILGEFSIALPEADLEGKKILLKEFQLKESKFGLRLPEASPASIDTVSGDRKTDFSWPDWEVEMGRIAIENNQVQFQQGETPPQKGRFNPTSFEFKDFNLMVSQLFLKGKEAGFKLDSFSWQEYSGAKLDELSFDFTLNDQMAGLEKLNFQTSQSKLAGKMELQYPSINAIINNPKKAKILLDLPEFKTHAEEALVFVPEMAQEDYFKILSSKEIKGEFQFNGTLENMEVINSRVQWGEKTRFSAKGRLRNLPEMDKLSFSNGVLEFQTIREDAKQWVDEKEMGFQLPQKIHLKSQLNGDVNNLKTDSNLEMPEGIVQFSGNFKQGKQNSFDVSLDVKDLKLGELLPGQGLGTMTFQIKGKGQGKELAEMSANLSSNFDQLEYSGYDFSGLNLEANLTNGEGNAKIIFKDENLDLDIQTQVHLDSLDAKYEAMVDIQAADLFALGLTQKEIWARLKMKMAYHGNPDDFDVNAHMEEGLLVYDDRSYPLGNFDLKAKMAEDSTHLDLKSLMLNSQLRANQPLAQVMERLSGHFKQYLGDSLSETAADKIPAKMNFNFSFNRAPVLDQVILDGLDKLDEITFAMDFDEEENQFSSELKIPYVQYGSIQVDSLNWNANTDNEKLNFNLALGTFQSGPVQLDKTLINGDMNHGQLVLDFSAYDGGEMAYHLGSEMVFGKDTIEFNLDPDELILNKKNWTVPVDNHLIWTGEGLGFHDFSLGRNDQKITLTDSMEKLETSHVGVLFENFQLSALTGFLNPQKPLGLGRVQGEFIIENPFEKPGLVAALGVEGLQVMEVGLGNLTLNAKSLETNHYDFDLSLKDGGIDLDLNGDYKAQEEGAAMDLNLDLNALQLNVLEMWFGEQLSEGQGSISGNLKVSGNTASPEYQGEFAFRNAAIKVNTLNSSFSLPNESIDIDTEGIYFNGFTVRDEEENDFTINGSVLTSSFANPSFDLKLQADHFQLLNSGKSDNEIFYGKANVNANMDIKGDLNLPRINARLKVNGETDLTFIIPESELEIVEREGVVLFVDRKDTQDLLTKREQERVSSGFTGMQMDAVLEVDPDASFKVVIDERSGDNLLISGRADLNFTMAPNGRMNLSGIYEVQSGHYEMSLYNLVSRKFAINEGSTISWKGNPMDADLNITASYNVETSASELMASQLTGVDAEVARKYRQKLPFVVYLNVGGELIKPQIYFNLDMPEDDRGALGGNVFSRVQQVNNEEGELNRQVFSLLVLGRFFPSAGGESSGGGTAGLARSSVSQVLSGQLNALSSNILGNSGFELDFDLDSYTDYQGGNPQDRTQLNVNARQRLFNDRLIVQVGSQVDLEGSDPNNQGRGAVFGNVSIEYLLTENGRFRLRGFRKNQFESIIDGQLIVTGLALIFNREFNKFIDLWKGDEPAQKEEVEKGPESQNKEADSNGNKEQ, encoded by the coding sequence TTGAAAAAGATTTTTAAAATTCTTGGAGGAATATTGTTGGTGATATTCCTTCTTGTTTTGGGTCTGATCCTTTTTATCCGAAGCCCTTGGGGGCAAGGGATTATTGTGGATAAGGCCACAAATTATGTTTCTGACAAAACCGGGACTACAGTAAAAATTGAAAAATTGTTCCTAACTTTTTCGGGTAATTTAAGTTTAAAAGGGCTTTATCTGGAAGATCAGGTAGGAGACACCCTTGTTTATTCAAAGTCTCTGGAATCCGGGATTGAAATTATGCCTTTGGTGAGGGAAGGTGCCATTCATTTGACCAGGTTGGAATGGGAAGGTCTAAAGGCCAGAGTCAGGAGATCTGAAGAAACCCAAAAATTTAATTTTGATTTCTTAATTGATGCCTTTTCAGGATCTGAAGGGGTGCAAGAAAGTCCAGCTTCATCAAGTGAAAATAATGATTTACCTGAACTGGAAATAGGACCTGTCCAATTAAGGGATTTGGATATTGTTTATCAGGATGATTGGATGGGAATAGATAGTAAAGTGATCCTGGGGAGACTGTCCCTCATTTTGGATGCCATTGACCTTAATACCATGGGCTTTGCTGTGGAGGATTTTTCCTTTAGGGATTCTGAGGTTTTTTACCGACAAACCAAAGCATTTGAAACTTCAGAAGAGCTGGATACTACTTCCACTGTATTGCCTTTCTTATCAGTTGATCAATTTTTTATCAAAAATGTAAAAGCCTATTATGAATCAGTCCCGGATAATACTATTGCAGATATCATATTGGGCGAGTTTTCAATAGCTCTCCCTGAAGCGGATCTTGAAGGAAAAAAAATATTATTGAAAGAATTTCAGTTAAAGGAATCCAAATTTGGTCTCCGGCTACCTGAAGCTTCTCCAGCTTCAATTGATACGGTAAGTGGGGACAGAAAAACTGATTTTTCCTGGCCGGATTGGGAAGTGGAAATGGGGAGAATTGCCATTGAAAATAACCAGGTCCAATTTCAACAGGGAGAAACACCACCTCAAAAAGGCCGTTTCAATCCCACCTCATTTGAATTCAAGGATTTTAATTTAATGGTTTCCCAGCTTTTTTTAAAGGGAAAAGAGGCCGGATTCAAATTGGATAGTTTTTCTTGGCAGGAATATAGTGGTGCAAAATTAGACGAGCTTAGCTTTGACTTTACCCTCAATGACCAAATGGCCGGCCTGGAAAAATTAAACTTTCAAACCTCCCAAAGTAAATTGGCCGGGAAAATGGAACTTCAATATCCATCCATAAATGCAATAATTAATAACCCCAAAAAGGCAAAAATTTTATTGGATTTGCCAGAGTTCAAGACTCATGCCGAAGAAGCATTAGTTTTTGTCCCTGAAATGGCTCAGGAGGATTATTTCAAGATATTATCTTCTAAGGAAATCAAAGGGGAATTCCAATTTAACGGCACTTTGGAAAATATGGAAGTGATCAATTCCAGGGTCCAATGGGGTGAGAAAACCAGGTTTTCTGCAAAAGGGAGGTTAAGAAACCTGCCGGAGATGGATAAATTAAGTTTTTCCAACGGTGTGCTGGAATTCCAAACCATTAGAGAAGATGCCAAACAATGGGTAGATGAAAAGGAAATGGGCTTCCAACTTCCTCAAAAGATCCACTTGAAAAGCCAGCTAAATGGTGATGTGAATAACCTGAAAACTGATTCTAATTTGGAAATGCCTGAAGGTATTGTCCAATTTTCTGGAAATTTTAAGCAAGGAAAACAAAATTCTTTTGATGTTTCACTAGATGTTAAAGATTTAAAATTGGGGGAACTGTTGCCAGGCCAAGGTTTGGGTACTATGACATTTCAAATTAAGGGAAAAGGTCAGGGAAAGGAATTGGCAGAAATGAGTGCTAATTTGAGTAGTAATTTTGACCAACTGGAATATAGTGGGTATGATTTTTCAGGATTAAACCTGGAAGCCAATTTAACCAACGGGGAAGGAAATGCTAAAATAATCTTTAAAGATGAAAATCTTGATTTGGATATACAGACGCAAGTCCATTTGGATTCCCTGGACGCCAAGTATGAGGCAATGGTGGATATTCAGGCAGCGGATTTATTTGCACTAGGTTTGACCCAGAAAGAGATTTGGGCCAGGTTAAAAATGAAAATGGCTTATCATGGTAACCCGGATGACTTTGATGTCAATGCCCATATGGAGGAAGGTCTGTTGGTTTATGATGACAGAAGCTATCCTTTGGGGAATTTTGATCTGAAGGCTAAAATGGCTGAGGATAGCACCCATTTGGATTTAAAAAGTCTTATGCTTAATAGCCAATTGAGGGCCAACCAGCCCCTTGCCCAGGTAATGGAAAGATTATCAGGGCATTTTAAGCAATATTTAGGTGACAGTCTTTCGGAAACTGCAGCTGATAAGATCCCTGCAAAAATGAATTTCAATTTTTCATTTAACCGGGCTCCTGTTTTGGATCAGGTAATTTTGGATGGCTTAGATAAATTGGATGAAATCACCTTTGCAATGGATTTTGATGAAGAGGAAAATCAATTTTCTTCGGAGTTGAAAATTCCCTATGTCCAATATGGAAGCATTCAGGTGGATAGTTTGAATTGGAATGCCAACACCGATAATGAAAAGCTGAACTTTAATTTGGCCTTGGGTACTTTTCAATCAGGCCCGGTTCAATTAGACAAAACCTTAATTAATGGAGATATGAACCATGGGCAGTTAGTTTTAGATTTTTCGGCCTATGATGGGGGAGAAATGGCCTATCACCTGGGGTCTGAAATGGTGTTTGGAAAGGATACCATAGAGTTTAATTTGGACCCTGACGAATTGATCCTGAACAAAAAAAATTGGACTGTTCCTGTGGATAATCATCTGATTTGGACGGGCGAGGGCTTGGGTTTCCATGATTTTTCCCTAGGTAGAAATGATCAAAAAATTACTTTGACCGACAGTATGGAAAAGCTGGAAACAAGTCATGTGGGAGTGCTTTTCGAAAACTTTCAGCTTAGTGCTTTGACCGGATTTTTAAATCCCCAAAAACCCCTTGGGCTAGGCAGGGTTCAAGGGGAGTTCATTATTGAAAATCCATTTGAAAAACCTGGACTAGTGGCCGCTTTAGGAGTTGAAGGATTACAAGTCATGGAAGTGGGATTGGGCAACTTGACCTTGAATGCCAAATCCCTGGAAACTAATCATTATGATTTCGACCTGTCACTAAAAGACGGGGGAATTGATTTAGATCTCAATGGGGATTATAAAGCCCAGGAAGAGGGGGCAGCAATGGATTTAAACCTGGACTTAAATGCTCTACAATTAAATGTTCTGGAAATGTGGTTTGGGGAGCAACTAAGTGAGGGTCAGGGAAGTATTTCCGGAAATTTAAAAGTAAGTGGCAATACTGCCTCTCCTGAATACCAAGGGGAATTTGCTTTTAGAAATGCAGCTATTAAAGTCAATACTTTGAACTCTAGCTTTAGCTTGCCCAATGAGTCAATAGATATCGATACCGAAGGAATTTATTTTAACGGTTTTACGGTTAGGGATGAAGAAGAAAATGATTTTACCATAAACGGATCAGTTTTGACTTCCTCTTTTGCCAACCCAAGTTTCGACCTGAAACTTCAAGCGGATCATTTTCAATTGTTGAATTCTGGTAAGTCTGATAATGAAATTTTTTATGGGAAGGCCAATGTCAATGCTAATATGGATATTAAGGGGGATTTAAACCTTCCAAGGATCAATGCCAGGTTAAAGGTAAATGGGGAGACAGATTTGACTTTTATTATCCCTGAATCAGAATTGGAAATTGTGGAACGGGAAGGGGTGGTTTTATTTGTTGACCGGAAAGATACTCAAGATCTCTTGACCAAAAGAGAGCAGGAACGTGTAAGTTCAGGCTTTACAGGTATGCAAATGGACGCAGTTTTGGAAGTGGACCCGGATGCATCCTTTAAAGTGGTAATTGATGAACGGTCTGGGGACAACCTTTTGATTTCCGGTAGGGCAGATCTCAATTTTACCATGGCTCCCAATGGAAGGATGAACCTGTCAGGAATTTATGAAGTTCAGAGTGGACATTATGAGATGAGCCTTTATAACCTGGTCAGCCGGAAATTTGCTATTAATGAAGGAAGTACCATTAGCTGGAAAGGAAACCCCATGGATGCTGATTTAAATATCACTGCATCCTATAATGTTGAAACATCAGCAAGTGAATTGATGGCCAGCCAATTGACAGGAGTAGATGCAGAAGTGGCCAGAAAATACCGTCAGAAATTACCTTTTGTGGTTTATCTAAATGTGGGTGGGGAATTGATTAAGCCTCAAATCTATTTCAATTTGGATATGCCGGAGGATGACCGTGGGGCTTTGGGAGGCAATGTTTTTAGCAGGGTCCAGCAGGTAAATAATGAAGAGGGTGAATTGAACCGGCAGGTATTTTCTTTATTAGTTCTGGGTAGGTTTTTTCCTTCTGCAGGAGGGGAAAGTTCAGGGGGAGGAACGGCGGGGCTTGCCCGCTCCAGCGTAAGCCAAGTACTATCTGGCCAACTTAATGCATTGTCCAGTAACATCCTTGGTAATTCGGGATTTGAATTGGATTTTGACCTTGACAGCTATACTGATTACCAAGGAGGGAATCCGCAGGACAGAACCCAGTTAAATGTAAATGCCCGACAACGTTTATTTAATGACCGGTTAATTGTACAAGTCGGTAGTCAAGTGGATTTGGAAGGATCAGATCCTAACAATCAAGGTAGGGGAGCTGTTTTTGGAAATGTTAGCATAGAATACTTATTGACAGAAAACGGGAGGTTCCGTTTAAGGGGGTTTAGAAAAAATCAATTTGAATCCATTATAGATGGGCAGTTAATTGTAACGGGCCTTGCGTTAATTTTTAACCGTGAATTCAATAAGTTTATTGACTTATGGAAGGGAGATGAACCGGCTCAGAAAGAGGAAGTCGAGAAGGGTCCTGAAAGCCAAAACAAAGAGGCTGACTCAAATGGCAATAAAGAGCAATGA
- a CDS encoding VOC family protein, whose translation MTSINPYLTFDGNCEDAFNFYQSVFGGEFTYVGRFSEMPSEFTVSDKDKNKIMHISLPISKETTLMGSDSVSSFGPSPIFGNNFSISVNTDSKEEADRVFKELSAGGKVTMPMEKAFWGDYFGMFTDKFGINWMVSQRDDF comes from the coding sequence ATGACTTCTATCAACCCCTATTTAACCTTTGATGGTAATTGTGAAGACGCTTTCAACTTTTACCAGTCTGTATTTGGAGGTGAATTCACCTATGTGGGAAGATTTAGTGAAATGCCTTCAGAATTTACGGTTTCTGACAAGGACAAAAATAAAATCATGCATATTAGCCTTCCTATCAGCAAGGAAACCACCTTAATGGGTAGTGATAGTGTCTCCTCATTCGGCCCAAGTCCCATATTTGGCAATAATTTTTCGATATCCGTCAATACTGACAGTAAAGAGGAAGCCGACCGTGTTTTCAAGGAATTGTCAGCAGGAGGCAAAGTAACCATGCCTATGGAAAAAGCCTTTTGGGGAGATTATTTTGGGATGTTCACAGATAAATTTGGAATCAACTGGATGGTGAGCCAAAGGGATGATTTCTGA
- the pfkA gene encoding 6-phosphofructokinase, with protein sequence MENKAITKIGVLTSGGDAPGMNSAVRAVVRSAFYYKLEVFGIYRGYEGLIQDDIKKLNSRDIAYILERGGTFLKSARSDEFRTPEGRKIAYENLKKHGIDALVVIGGDGSLTGAHLFYKEFGVPAIGLPGTIDNDLAGTDFTIGFDTACNTAIQAIDKIRDTATSHDRLFFVEVMGRDAGFIAINAGIGSAAAATLIPEKKMPIETLIERLKVREKAKKQANVVIVAEGGKSGGALEISQKVKKFLPNYDIKVTILGHLQRGGSPTSFDRLLSSKLGVAAVEGLLHGKYDVMAGLINNKVVYTPIKRAIVDDKDVDEEDFRVAKILST encoded by the coding sequence ATGGAAAATAAGGCAATCACTAAAATTGGTGTTTTGACTTCAGGAGGGGATGCTCCTGGCATGAATTCAGCGGTAAGAGCTGTAGTGAGGTCAGCATTTTACTATAAACTTGAGGTCTTTGGGATCTACCGGGGTTATGAAGGTTTGATCCAGGATGACATCAAAAAATTGAACAGCCGGGATATTGCTTATATCCTGGAAAGGGGTGGAACATTTCTAAAGTCAGCCCGAAGTGACGAATTTAGAACGCCGGAAGGGCGAAAAATAGCTTACGAAAACCTCAAAAAACATGGTATTGATGCCTTGGTAGTCATAGGTGGTGATGGTTCCCTTACTGGTGCACATCTTTTCTATAAAGAATTTGGTGTACCGGCCATAGGGTTGCCGGGAACCATTGATAATGACTTGGCAGGGACTGATTTTACCATAGGTTTTGACACTGCCTGTAACACGGCCATCCAAGCCATTGACAAAATCAGGGACACGGCCACATCTCATGACCGATTATTCTTTGTTGAGGTAATGGGTAGGGATGCCGGATTTATTGCCATCAATGCGGGTATAGGAAGCGCAGCAGCTGCCACTTTGATTCCTGAGAAAAAAATGCCCATCGAAACATTAATTGAAAGGCTAAAGGTCAGGGAGAAAGCTAAAAAGCAAGCCAACGTGGTTATCGTTGCCGAAGGTGGTAAAAGTGGAGGAGCATTGGAAATTTCCCAAAAGGTCAAAAAGTTCCTACCCAATTACGATATAAAAGTAACTATTCTTGGCCATTTGCAACGGGGAGGATCTCCTACCTCATTTGACAGGTTATTGTCCAGCAAACTTGGCGTGGCGGCAGTAGAAGGTTTATTACATGGAAAATATGATGTAATGGCTGGACTGATCAACAATAAAGTGGTTTATACGCCAATTAAAAGGGCAATTGTAGATGATAAAGACGTGGATGAAGAGGATTTCAGAGTGGCAAAAATTTTGTCAACTTAA
- a CDS encoding methylglyoxal synthase, which produces MRIALIAHDGKKADMVHFLRGFKAHLNKIDLKLVATGTTGSHIEKSGYEVEKLMSGPYGGDAQIAAMAAQKELDLVVFFRDPLDKHPHEPDVQMLMRICDVHNIPLATNPASADLMFKQLTLNHKDGK; this is translated from the coding sequence ATGAGAATAGCTTTAATTGCCCATGATGGAAAAAAGGCCGACATGGTCCACTTCCTGAGAGGTTTCAAAGCCCATTTAAATAAGATTGATTTAAAGCTGGTGGCCACAGGGACTACAGGTTCCCATATCGAAAAATCAGGATATGAAGTGGAAAAACTGATGTCCGGGCCATATGGAGGGGATGCCCAAATTGCTGCCATGGCCGCCCAAAAGGAACTGGATCTCGTCGTCTTTTTTAGGGATCCATTGGACAAACATCCCCACGAACCAGATGTGCAGATGCTGATGAGAATTTGTGATGTACACAATATTCCACTGGCTACTAACCCAGCTTCTGCAGACCTGATGTTCAAACAACTAACTTTAAATCACAAAGATGGAAAATAA
- a CDS encoding BamA/TamA family outer membrane protein, with translation MKQSIIKYCLILGLGLTFTSCGVGKFIPEGEKLYTGASLDLNAEKGVDSPKRLEEELDEVVRPNPNSKFLGMRVGLWAHFKGSQEKPGFINRFLKKKIGQEPVYFSQVDISGTEELLLNRLENNGYFYGQVLSSVDTKGKFAGVNYEVSYGEPYRLANYQFLGDSLPIQKEIQKMMGETELLPGERFSLSSLKSERGRLDEGLKQKGFYNFNSEFLIFEADTNQHEKRQIDLYLRLKENLQPKAFQLYRIDQISVYPNYMIDQEAFDQDTVILGGIDYIQDETMFKPHLLKHYILLEEGMTYNSKLARLTRNRLSSIGIYRYVSLKFNEKDSVALGETGRLDANIYLSPLKKRSVRAELQGVSKSNNFLGPALMLTYRNRNLFKGGETLNISGEFSFETQIAGGDRTGLSSYELGLNTSLIFPRVIFPIPINERFNYAIPKTKISLGAEYLDRVHLYRLNSLTATYGYYWNANRYVYHEINPISLSIVNLSNTSSEFEEILNENPFLRRSFDQQFLAGLNYTFNYNQLVDQEKVHKIFVGTTLDMAGNILGLLEGGGASEEPGTFLGLEYAQYAKGELDFRYHMKISEQQTLAARLFGGVGIPYGNSISLPFVKQFFTGGPNSVRAFRIRSLGPGTYMPESVDNQSYFEQSGDIRLEGNLEYRFPLVSFLKGALFMDAGNVWLKNENEALPGGKFSSSWFKELGVGAGLGLRVDIEFFVIRFDLATPLKKPYLPEGERWDNSFELGDKEWRRDNLIFNFAIGYPF, from the coding sequence ATGAAGCAATCAATTATTAAATACTGTTTGATATTAGGTTTGGGGTTGACCTTCACTTCTTGCGGGGTGGGTAAGTTTATTCCCGAAGGGGAAAAACTATATACAGGAGCTTCTTTGGACTTGAATGCTGAAAAAGGGGTTGATTCTCCCAAGAGGCTCGAGGAGGAACTGGATGAGGTGGTCAGGCCCAATCCCAATTCCAAGTTTTTGGGAATGAGAGTTGGTTTATGGGCCCATTTTAAAGGGAGTCAGGAAAAGCCAGGGTTTATCAATCGCTTTTTGAAGAAAAAGATAGGTCAGGAACCTGTTTATTTTAGCCAGGTGGATATTTCAGGAACGGAAGAGTTGTTGCTCAATCGCCTTGAAAACAACGGGTATTTTTATGGTCAAGTCCTTTCTTCCGTTGATACAAAAGGAAAATTCGCGGGAGTGAATTATGAAGTGAGCTATGGTGAACCTTATCGCTTGGCAAACTATCAATTTTTGGGGGATTCTCTCCCCATCCAAAAAGAGATCCAAAAAATGATGGGTGAAACTGAATTATTGCCCGGAGAGAGGTTTAGTTTATCCTCATTAAAAAGTGAAAGGGGCAGGTTGGATGAAGGCCTAAAACAAAAAGGCTTTTATAATTTTAATTCCGAATTCCTGATTTTTGAAGCGGACACCAACCAACATGAAAAAAGGCAAATTGACCTGTATTTGAGATTGAAGGAAAATTTACAGCCAAAGGCTTTTCAGCTTTACCGGATAGATCAAATAAGTGTTTATCCAAATTATATGATCGACCAGGAGGCATTTGATCAGGACACGGTTATACTGGGGGGGATCGATTATATACAGGATGAAACCATGTTCAAGCCTCACTTATTAAAGCATTATATCTTATTGGAGGAAGGAATGACTTATAATTCAAAGCTTGCCCGCTTGACTAGAAACAGGCTTTCTTCTATTGGTATTTACAGGTATGTAAGCCTGAAATTCAACGAAAAGGATAGTGTTGCTCTTGGAGAAACAGGAAGGCTTGATGCTAATATCTATCTTTCCCCTTTGAAAAAAAGGTCAGTACGGGCTGAACTTCAAGGGGTGTCTAAATCCAATAATTTTTTGGGGCCTGCCCTGATGCTGACCTATAGGAACAGAAACTTGTTCAAGGGTGGGGAGACTTTGAATATTTCCGGGGAATTTTCTTTTGAAACTCAGATTGCTGGGGGGGACAGGACAGGTTTGAGTTCCTATGAATTGGGACTCAATACCTCTTTAATTTTTCCCAGGGTTATTTTCCCTATTCCCATCAATGAAAGATTTAATTATGCCATCCCCAAAACCAAAATCAGCCTAGGGGCTGAATACCTTGACCGGGTACATTTGTATAGGCTTAATTCCTTGACTGCAACATATGGGTACTATTGGAATGCCAACCGGTATGTTTATCATGAAATTAATCCAATCAGTTTAAGCATTGTCAATCTTTCCAATACTTCCTCAGAATTTGAGGAAATCCTTAATGAAAATCCGTTTCTAAGGAGAAGTTTCGACCAACAGTTTTTGGCAGGGTTGAATTATACATTTAATTATAATCAGTTAGTAGATCAGGAAAAGGTACATAAAATTTTTGTTGGTACGACTTTAGATATGGCAGGAAATATATTGGGGTTGCTGGAAGGGGGTGGAGCCTCTGAAGAGCCTGGGACTTTTTTGGGTTTGGAATATGCTCAGTATGCAAAAGGGGAGTTGGACTTTAGGTACCATATGAAGATCAGTGAGCAACAGACTCTTGCTGCCCGGTTATTTGGGGGGGTGGGTATTCCCTATGGGAATTCAATTTCTTTGCCATTTGTCAAGCAATTTTTTACGGGAGGGCCAAACAGTGTCAGGGCTTTCCGGATTCGGTCCCTGGGACCGGGGACTTATATGCCTGAATCTGTTGATAACCAGTCTTATTTTGAACAATCTGGGGATATAAGATTGGAAGGGAACCTGGAATACCGTTTTCCCTTGGTTTCTTTTCTTAAAGGAGCACTGTTTATGGATGCAGGAAACGTTTGGTTGAAGAATGAAAATGAAGCTTTGCCAGGAGGAAAGTTCAGTTCCTCCTGGTTTAAAGAATTAGGGGTAGGAGCCGGGCTGGGCTTAAGGGTGGATATTGAATTTTTTGTGATCAGGTTTGATCTTGCTACACCTTTAAAAAAACCGTATTTACCTGAAGGGGAACGCTGGGATAACAGTTTTGAACTGGGCGATAAGGAATGGAGAAGGGACAACCTAATCTTTAATTTTGCTATAGGTTATCCCTTCTGA
- a CDS encoding DUF6933 domain-containing protein, with the protein MANIYCTKKLEKLIGKKNMAANPSENLLGNWNANIFTFKQRKCLILVNEETYYSVLFLDVLKADILNFHHLFYERLIEQLTYDHIHFPHEYSPKILNDLQPIFLPTNNNRRILGVMNQFISDTVFHIDYFFEGKLADVDVSFINNKLTTDLVKALMVKGEGDTWTNGQPITAMKTKISECCHP; encoded by the coding sequence ATGGCTAATATATATTGTACAAAAAAGCTTGAAAAGCTAATTGGAAAAAAGAATATGGCAGCAAATCCATCTGAAAATCTGTTAGGAAACTGGAATGCCAATATATTCACCTTCAAGCAGAGAAAATGCTTGATTCTGGTGAATGAGGAAACTTATTATTCCGTGCTCTTTTTGGATGTTCTTAAAGCTGATATCCTCAATTTCCATCATTTGTTTTACGAAAGGTTAATTGAGCAGTTAACTTATGACCATATTCATTTTCCTCATGAATATTCCCCGAAAATCTTAAATGACCTTCAACCGATTTTTTTGCCTACCAATAATAACAGAAGGATCCTTGGAGTCATGAATCAATTTATTTCGGATACTGTATTTCATATTGATTACTTTTTTGAGGGAAAACTTGCAGATGTGGATGTTTCCTTCATAAATAATAAATTAACAACTGATTTGGTTAAGGCTTTGATGGTGAAAGGGGAGGGTGATACCTGGACAAATGGCCAACCCATTACCGCGATGAAAACTAAGATTTCAGAGTGTTGCCACCCTTAA